The Palaeococcus ferrophilus DSM 13482 nucleotide sequence TGTGGCCGAGGAAGTGGGCTCCTAGTATCTTCCCGCTGCCCTTCTCAACCAGCACCTTGTAGGCAGAGTACCTCTGGTTTATCCGGAGGGAAGTGTACCACCCCGAAGTGTCCCCCTCCCTAACCGAAAACTCAAGCCCCCTCTTTACCGCGTCTTCCTCCCTCAGTCCAACCGAGGCCAGTGGAGGTATCGTGAAAACTACTGTGGGTATGGCATCGTGGTTCACCTTGACGTGGTTTCCCTTTAGCATGTTACTTGCAGCGATGCTCCCCTCCACCGCGGCCACTGGCGTTAAGGGAAGACCCCCAACGGCGCAATCCCCCGCGGCGTAGATTCTCGGGTTGCTCGTTTGCATGTACTCGTTGACGATTATGCCCCGCCGGTTGTGTTCCACGCCCGCGTTTTTAAGCCCGAGGTCGTCTACGTTGGGAACCCTGCCAGCACCGTGGACGACGAGGTCAGCCTCGAAGTCGCCTTTAGGGGTTTTGACGAGGAAGGAACCATTCTTTTTCTCAACTGCTTCAACTGGTGCGTTCGTGATGACTTTTATGCCAGCGTCTTCGGTGGCCCTCAGCAGGAAACTCACCACGTAGGGCTCGAAGTTCTTTAGGGGGCGCTCGCTCCTGTGGAGTATCGTCACTTCACTCCCGGCACGGGCGGCAAGGTGGGCGAACTCGAAGGAGATATATCCGCCTCCGATAAAAACTATCCTCTCCGGAAGCTCGTCGAGGTCGAGGAACCCGTCGCTGGTGGTCACGTGCTCCTCACCCGGAATGTTCAAAGGCCTCGGCTTTGCCCCGGTAGCGATTAGAAACTTCTCCGCCCCTATCGTCTCCCCGTTCACCTCGATGGCGCTTTCAGAGACGAACCTCGCCTTCCCGTGGAACGTCTCGACGCCAGCATTTCTGAGGCTCCTCTCCATCCTCTCGGGAAATCCTTCCGTCCACTCCCTCTTGAAGGCCATTAATTCCTTCCAGTTTATCCTGAGGTCTCCCTCGAGGCCCTTGCCCCTCATTCTCTTCGCCCAGTCCACCAGCTCCGCCCCGCCGATGAGGATTTTCTTCGGGTCACAGCCTCTCAGTGCGCACGTCCCTCCAAAGGGCCTCTCGTCAACGATGGCAACACTCAAACCGGACTTGGCTAGCTTGTAGACTGCAGAAGAGCC carries:
- a CDS encoding dihydrolipoyl dehydrogenase family protein, which produces MRKFDAVVIGTGVAGSSAVYKLAKSGLSVAIVDERPFGGTCALRGCDPKKILIGGAELVDWAKRMRGKGLEGDLRINWKELMAFKREWTEGFPERMERSLRNAGVETFHGKARFVSESAIEVNGETIGAEKFLIATGAKPRPLNIPGEEHVTTSDGFLDLDELPERIVFIGGGYISFEFAHLAARAGSEVTILHRSERPLKNFEPYVVSFLLRATEDAGIKVITNAPVEAVEKKNGSFLVKTPKGDFEADLVVHGAGRVPNVDDLGLKNAGVEHNRRGIIVNEYMQTSNPRIYAAGDCAVGGLPLTPVAAVEGSIAASNMLKGNHVKVNHDAIPTVVFTIPPLASVGLREEDAVKRGLEFSVREGDTSGWYTSLRINQRYSAYKVLVEKGSGKILGAHFLGHNSEEVINVFALAIKLGLRASDLKHSYYAYPTHTYDILYML